One Oncorhynchus kisutch isolate 150728-3 linkage group LG13, Okis_V2, whole genome shotgun sequence DNA window includes the following coding sequences:
- the tm4sf4 gene encoding transmembrane 4 L6 family member 4 produces the protein MCSGSFAKCLGITLIPLAILCVLCNILLFFPGGLVAEDNNHITNEVFYFGGIMGSGVMMIFPALVFLGLKNNDCCGCCGNESCGKRFAMFTSIIFAGVGVLGAGYSFIVSAVAIHNGPKCLYTNGTTELWTNPFVNGDYLNNHTLWEGCKEPEGIVTWHLTLFSMLLVMGLLQVVLCAIQVVNGLIGAICGDCCGCCGGE, from the exons ATGTGTTCGGGTAGCTTTGCCAAGTGTCTGGGTATCACCCTGATCCCCCTGGCCATCCTGTGTGTTCTCTGCAACATCCTGCTCTTCTTCCCTGGGGGGCTGGTCGCAGAAGACAATAACCACATCACCAATGAGGTGTTTTACTTTGGGGGTATCATGGGATCTGGTGTTATG ATGATCTTCCCAGCGCTGGTCTTCCTGGGCCTTAAAAACAATGACTGCTGCGGTTGCTGTGGCAATGAGAGTTGTGGAAAGAGATTTGCA ATGTTCACCTCTATCATCTTTGCTGGGGTGGGGGTTCTGGGGGCCGGCTACTCCTTCATTGTGTCTGCTGTTGCCATTCACAACGGACCCAAATGTCTCTATACGAATGGCACAACAGAGTTGTGGACCAATCCGTTTGTCAACGG TGACTACCTGAATAACCACACCCTGTGGGAGGGCTGTAAAGAGCCTGAAGGCATCGTGACCTGGCACCTGACTCTGTTCTCCATGCTGCTGGTCATGGGTCTGCTGCAGGTTGTGCTCTGTGCCATCCAGGTCGTCAACGGTCTCATCGGGGCCATCTGTGGAGACTGCTGCGGCTGCTGTGGTGGGG AGTAG